In Acinetobacter sp. WCHAc010034, a genomic segment contains:
- a CDS encoding DUF1852 domain-containing protein: MSTEFACSIKRIRFDENYQPADSTRLTTNFANLARGESREQNLRNTLRMINNRFNALAQSDNPNGDRYSLEIDIISADLDIEGNGNAFPIIEMLKSTITDHHTNQRIEGMIGNSFSSYVRDYDFSVVLKEHNKENSTSYAPEGFGDLHGKLYQYLVNSETFKAAFNQQPVICLSVSTARTYHRTTNEHPILGVEYKQDQYSRTDEYFHKMGLQVRFFMPKGSAAPLAFYFAGDLLRDYTDFELISAISTMETFQKIYRPEIYNANSSAAQVYQASLEYPDYSLTRIVYDRVERGQLAVKQGKWTEENFIKPYQDVLEQWAANYTADSNAA; the protein is encoded by the coding sequence ATGAGTACAGAGTTTGCATGTTCAATTAAACGCATTCGTTTTGATGAAAACTATCAGCCAGCAGATAGCACACGCCTAACAACTAACTTTGCCAACTTGGCGCGCGGTGAAAGCCGTGAGCAGAACCTGCGCAATACGCTTCGCATGATTAATAACCGCTTCAATGCCTTAGCGCAATCAGACAACCCGAATGGCGACCGCTATTCACTTGAAATTGACATCATTTCTGCAGATTTAGATATTGAAGGCAATGGCAACGCGTTCCCGATCATTGAAATGCTGAAAAGCACAATTACAGATCATCACACCAATCAGCGTATTGAGGGCATGATTGGCAACAGCTTTTCATCTTATGTGCGTGACTATGATTTCAGCGTGGTGCTTAAAGAGCATAATAAAGAGAACTCGACTTCGTATGCGCCTGAAGGTTTTGGCGATTTGCATGGCAAGCTGTATCAATACTTGGTGAACTCAGAAACTTTTAAAGCAGCGTTTAATCAGCAGCCTGTGATTTGCCTGAGTGTTTCAACGGCCCGGACTTATCACCGCACGACCAATGAACATCCGATTTTGGGTGTTGAGTATAAGCAAGACCAATACTCCCGTACCGATGAGTATTTCCATAAAATGGGCCTACAGGTCCGCTTCTTTATGCCGAAAGGCAGCGCTGCGCCTTTAGCATTCTATTTTGCGGGCGATTTGCTGCGCGATTACACCGACTTTGAGCTGATCAGCGCGATCAGCACCATGGAAACCTTCCAAAAGATTTATCGCCCTGAAATCTACAACGCAAATTCATCAGCGGCGCAAGTCTATCAGGCCAGCCTGGAGTACCCGGATTACTCATTAACGCGAATCGTCTATGACCGTGTTGAACGCGGCCAGCTCGCAGTCAAGCAAGGCAAATGGACGGAAGAAAACTTTATCAAGCCTTATCAAGACGTTCTTGAGCAATGGGCTGCCAATTACACCGCAGACAGCAACGCTGCTTAA
- a CDS encoding flavin reductase, translated as MIEATDFRDAMSLLTSAVSVVTTAGMADRHGFTASAVCSVTDTPPTLLVCMNKASRSHAHFVDNKILTVNVLGAQHQHISNVFASKMTSEERFKHGVWTELETGAPVLKDALVNFDCEIDDIQEVGTHTVFMCRIVAIQQSQQDQSLVYFNRAYHQVGQTETA; from the coding sequence ATGATCGAAGCAACAGACTTTAGAGATGCAATGTCTTTGTTAACCAGTGCAGTGAGTGTCGTGACTACGGCAGGCATGGCTGATCGTCATGGATTCACTGCATCGGCTGTGTGCAGCGTTACGGATACACCGCCGACATTATTGGTCTGTATGAATAAAGCGTCTCGGTCACATGCACATTTTGTCGACAATAAAATTTTAACCGTGAATGTTTTAGGCGCACAGCATCAGCATATTTCCAATGTCTTTGCATCCAAAATGACTTCTGAAGAGCGCTTTAAACACGGCGTTTGGACAGAGCTGGAAACTGGCGCACCGGTTTTAAAGGATGCTTTGGTCAATTTTGACTGTGAGATTGATGACATTCAAGAAGTTGGCACGCATACGGTTTTCATGTGCCGTATTGTCGCGATTCAGCAAAGCCAGCAGGATCAAAGCTTAGTTTATTTTAACCGCGCTTATCATCAGGTGGGGCAGACGGAAACCGCTTAA
- a CDS encoding indolepyruvate ferredoxin oxidoreductase family protein — translation MNIATKFTPHKIPTKDVSLEDKYLSDSGTAYMTGIQAMVRLPLAQTRWDTLNGYHTAGFISGYRGSPVGNYDNFLWQVEGILKDHHVVFQPGVNEDLAATAIWGTQQANLAGQGKYDGVTAWWYGKGPGVDRSGDVLRHANLAGTAERGGVVAFFGDDHSCKSSSIPHQSEHVMIGCGIPIFYPTSIQQILDLGVHAVAMSRFAGIWTSMKLVSEIVETSASVHVDLDRVTPTLPKNVQMPVDGVNIRWPDHGIQQEERLYKYRLPAVLAYARENQLNQVTWHCPDARIGITASGKGYLDTIEALRILGIEGETAQQLGLRVYQVALIWPLEPQGLREFAEGLEELIVVEEKRPILEAQIKDELYALPDGKRPRIIGKASDGKGEWSTSIDEAPLIGHYEFQPEPIAKMLAARFLKLDLPESLKTQIQNRLELLQKAEHESRRVLDIAERKPFFCSGCPHNSSTALPEGSRALGGIGCHFIAVSLDRGTETFSHMGGEGVSWAGASHFTNEKHIFANLGDGTYFHSGYLAIRQAIAAKLNMTYKILYNDAVAMTGGQHVDGHLSVAQLTRQLDAEGITKQVIVTDEPELIHAEEGIAAHVEIYHRNELDDVQRKLREISGVTALIYVQTCASEKRRRRKRNAYPDVAERVFINSGICEGCGDCSKQSNCLSIEPVETALGTKRQINQSSCNKDFSCVEGFCPSFVTVHTRDMKRPEIFKGIEAGWPEKPILPELDHHPIRIMVGGVGGTGVVTAGALLGMAAHLEGKAARIMDMAGLAQKGGTVYSYIQLATEDDQISATKIPAGQCDVLIGADAIVAGSNAALSRLKADAVVIVNEDGSPTSEFLESRDWYAPITDLIQRLRGRTAQGKLTSLPATRIATQVLGDAIFANQILLGMAWQAGQIPLKRESIEQAIRLNGTAAEKNLEAFRIGCHLMNDPDLAKRIIATIPTTRKPTTLAELVEDRSARLVEYWNQDYATQYRTLVEQAAKVLPEELAETIATQLYRVMAYKDEYEVARLLTGKNFQQSIETQFGQGLRLTYHLAPPALGAHGVIRKRAFGYWMRIPMMILARLQWLRETFLDPFALQQERQKEHAWRDRYIAFVKTISSTPENYNLSVAEQIAQLPADVRGFGHVKIQAMDAAIQRWDELELNLRKEHE, via the coding sequence ATGAATATCGCGACAAAATTTACTCCACATAAGATTCCAACCAAGGATGTATCACTTGAAGATAAGTATCTCAGTGATAGCGGTACTGCTTATATGACAGGTATTCAGGCCATGGTGCGCTTACCGCTCGCGCAAACACGGTGGGATACTTTAAACGGTTATCATACGGCTGGTTTTATTTCCGGTTATCGCGGCTCCCCTGTGGGAAATTACGATAATTTTCTCTGGCAAGTTGAAGGCATACTCAAAGACCATCATGTTGTTTTTCAACCCGGCGTAAATGAAGATCTCGCTGCTACTGCAATCTGGGGTACCCAACAAGCCAATCTCGCAGGTCAAGGCAAATATGATGGTGTAACCGCCTGGTGGTATGGCAAAGGCCCAGGGGTAGACCGTTCTGGAGATGTTCTGCGTCATGCCAACCTTGCAGGAACAGCAGAACGAGGCGGTGTAGTTGCCTTCTTTGGTGATGACCATTCTTGTAAATCTTCGAGTATTCCGCACCAGTCAGAGCACGTCATGATCGGCTGCGGTATTCCAATTTTTTACCCGACCTCAATACAGCAAATTCTTGATTTAGGCGTTCATGCGGTCGCTATGTCACGCTTTGCGGGTATATGGACGTCGATGAAGCTGGTCAGTGAAATTGTTGAAACTTCTGCTTCTGTTCATGTGGATTTGGATCGAGTCACTCCTACTTTACCCAAAAATGTTCAAATGCCTGTAGATGGTGTCAATATTCGCTGGCCTGATCACGGCATTCAACAGGAAGAACGCCTTTATAAATACCGCTTACCCGCTGTATTGGCTTATGCGCGTGAAAATCAATTGAATCAGGTGACATGGCATTGTCCAGATGCGCGTATTGGTATCACCGCAAGCGGTAAAGGCTATTTAGATACCATTGAAGCCTTACGCATTCTCGGAATTGAAGGTGAAACGGCCCAGCAGCTCGGACTGCGAGTGTATCAAGTTGCTTTAATTTGGCCCTTAGAACCGCAAGGTCTGCGTGAATTTGCCGAAGGCTTAGAAGAACTGATTGTTGTAGAAGAAAAACGTCCGATTCTTGAAGCACAAATTAAAGATGAACTCTATGCGCTTCCAGATGGCAAACGCCCTCGTATCATCGGTAAAGCGAGTGACGGAAAAGGCGAATGGAGTACATCGATTGATGAAGCGCCTTTGATTGGTCACTATGAGTTTCAACCTGAACCTATTGCAAAAATGTTGGCCGCTCGATTCTTAAAATTAGATCTTCCAGAAAGCTTAAAAACGCAAATTCAAAATAGACTTGAGCTGTTGCAAAAAGCAGAGCACGAGTCACGGCGTGTTCTGGATATTGCAGAACGTAAACCTTTCTTTTGCAGCGGCTGCCCTCACAATTCATCAACAGCATTACCCGAAGGCAGCCGCGCATTAGGTGGCATCGGTTGTCATTTTATTGCGGTCTCACTGGATCGCGGCACAGAAACTTTCTCGCATATGGGTGGCGAAGGCGTAAGTTGGGCTGGCGCTTCCCATTTCACCAATGAAAAGCATATTTTTGCCAATCTAGGCGATGGAACCTATTTCCATTCAGGCTATCTTGCAATCCGCCAAGCGATCGCAGCAAAACTCAATATGACCTACAAAATTCTCTATAACGATGCAGTTGCAATGACGGGTGGACAGCATGTCGATGGTCATCTCAGTGTGGCACAGTTAACACGACAATTGGATGCTGAAGGAATCACAAAGCAAGTCATTGTCACCGATGAACCTGAGTTGATTCATGCTGAAGAAGGTATTGCTGCTCACGTGGAGATTTACCACAGAAATGAGCTAGATGATGTGCAACGCAAATTACGTGAAATTTCTGGTGTTACGGCGTTAATTTATGTTCAAACCTGTGCCAGTGAAAAACGCCGTCGCCGTAAACGCAATGCTTATCCAGATGTCGCTGAACGAGTTTTTATCAATAGTGGGATTTGTGAAGGTTGCGGTGATTGTTCTAAACAATCGAACTGTTTATCGATTGAACCCGTTGAAACAGCGTTAGGCACTAAACGTCAAATTAATCAAAGCAGCTGCAACAAAGACTTCTCTTGTGTCGAAGGTTTCTGTCCAAGTTTTGTGACCGTACATACCCGCGATATGAAACGTCCAGAAATATTCAAAGGTATCGAAGCTGGCTGGCCAGAAAAACCAATCCTTCCTGAACTTGATCATCACCCCATCCGCATCATGGTTGGTGGTGTGGGCGGTACAGGTGTGGTGACAGCAGGTGCTTTACTGGGAATGGCTGCTCATTTGGAGGGTAAAGCCGCACGTATTATGGATATGGCTGGACTTGCTCAAAAAGGTGGTACGGTTTATTCCTACATACAACTTGCGACTGAAGATGACCAAATCTCTGCAACCAAAATCCCTGCGGGTCAATGTGATGTTTTAATCGGTGCAGATGCCATTGTCGCAGGCAGTAATGCAGCACTTTCTCGCTTAAAAGCTGATGCTGTGGTCATCGTCAATGAAGATGGTTCCCCTACTTCTGAATTCCTTGAGTCTCGTGATTGGTATGCGCCTATTACAGATTTGATTCAGCGGCTTCGTGGTCGAACTGCACAAGGAAAACTCACCTCTTTACCTGCAACACGTATTGCCACACAAGTACTGGGTGATGCGATCTTTGCAAATCAAATCTTGCTTGGCATGGCTTGGCAAGCAGGTCAGATTCCGTTGAAGCGTGAAAGTATTGAGCAGGCAATTCGTCTGAATGGTACGGCTGCTGAAAAAAACCTTGAAGCTTTCCGCATCGGTTGCCATCTGATGAATGACCCTGACTTAGCCAAACGCATTATTGCAACCATACCAACGACGCGTAAACCAACCACGTTGGCTGAACTCGTTGAAGATCGTTCTGCACGTCTGGTCGAGTATTGGAATCAAGATTATGCCACTCAGTATCGAACTTTGGTGGAACAAGCTGCCAAAGTATTGCCTGAAGAACTCGCTGAAACAATTGCGACACAGCTCTATAGAGTCATGGCGTATAAAGATGAATATGAAGTTGCGCGCTTACTCACAGGAAAAAACTTTCAACAATCAATTGAAACGCAGTTTGGTCAAGGTCTACGTTTGACCTATCACTTAGCCCCTCCTGCTTTGGGTGCTCATGGCGTCATACGCAAACGTGCTTTTGGATATTGGATGCGTATTCCGATGATGATTCTTGCTCGTCTACAGTGGCTTAGAGAAACTTTCCTTGATCCATTTGCTTTACAGCAAGAACGTCAAAAAGAACATGCTTGGCGTGATCGTTATATCGCATTTGTGAAAACCATCAGTTCTACACCTGAAAATTATAACTTATCTGTTGCTGAGCAAATCGCTCAATTACCAGCAGATGTACGAGGTTTTGGTCATGTCAAAATACAAGCGATGGACGCAGCGATACAACGTTGGGATGAGCTTGAATTGAATCTTCGTAAAGAACATGAATAA
- a CDS encoding methionine synthase — MAILLPTSTAGSLPKPSWLAEPEKLWSPWKLEGEALLEAKQDALRLSLQEQQHAGIDIVSDGEQTRQHFVTTFIEHLEGVDFEKRETMRIRNRYDASVPSVVGEVSRKQPVFVNDAKFLRSQTTQPIKWALPGPMTMIDTLFDGHYKSREKLAWEFAKILNQEALELEAAGVDIIQFDEPAFNVFFDEVNDWGIATLERALEGLKCETAVHICYGYGIKANTDWKQTLGNEWRQYEESFPKLQKSKLDIISLECQNSRVPMDLIELIRGKKVMVGAIDVASNSIETPEEVANTLRKALQFVDADKLYPSTNCGMAPLARHVARGKLNALSAGAEIIRKELSASYAASA; from the coding sequence ATGGCAATTTTATTACCGACATCAACGGCTGGCAGCTTACCGAAACCGTCTTGGCTTGCAGAGCCTGAAAAACTTTGGTCACCTTGGAAACTCGAAGGTGAGGCATTACTCGAAGCGAAACAAGATGCTTTACGTTTGTCACTGCAAGAACAACAACACGCTGGGATTGATATCGTCAGCGATGGCGAGCAAACCCGCCAGCATTTTGTCACTACTTTTATTGAACATCTTGAAGGTGTCGATTTCGAAAAACGTGAAACTATGCGAATTCGTAATCGTTACGATGCCAGTGTGCCATCTGTTGTGGGTGAAGTATCTCGTAAGCAACCTGTATTTGTTAATGATGCCAAGTTTTTACGTAGCCAGACCACACAGCCAATTAAATGGGCACTACCTGGTCCAATGACCATGATTGATACATTATTTGATGGTCATTATAAGAGCCGTGAAAAATTGGCTTGGGAATTTGCCAAAATCCTCAACCAAGAAGCTTTAGAGTTAGAAGCAGCAGGCGTTGACATTATCCAGTTTGATGAACCCGCATTTAATGTATTCTTTGATGAAGTGAATGACTGGGGTATTGCAACTTTAGAACGTGCGCTTGAAGGTTTGAAATGTGAAACTGCGGTACACATTTGCTACGGTTATGGTATTAAAGCCAATACTGATTGGAAACAAACTTTAGGCAATGAATGGCGTCAATACGAAGAATCATTCCCTAAACTGCAAAAATCTAAGCTTGATATTATTTCACTCGAATGCCAAAACTCTCGTGTGCCAATGGATCTGATTGAACTGATCCGCGGTAAAAAAGTGATGGTCGGTGCGATTGATGTGGCAAGCAATAGCATTGAAACACCTGAGGAAGTTGCGAATACGCTGCGCAAAGCGCTTCAGTTTGTCGATGCAGATAAACTCTATCCTTCGACCAACTGCGGCATGGCGCCTTTAGCTCGCCACGTGGCAAGAGGCAAGCTGAATGCCTTAAGCGCAGGCGCGGAAATCATCCGTAAAGAGCTTTCAGCTTCATACGCAGCAAGCGCGTAA
- a CDS encoding sulfite exporter TauE/SafE family protein yields MELIIFLAIGALAGFAAGLFGVGGGLIIVPLLYAVFTQMGFDPEVIMHLALGTSLATIIVTSISSLMAHHKNGAVIWPVFKNLAPGLVIGSFLGAGIAGLLSGTHLQLIIGVFVIWVAYQMFAGAKKAVDQSKALPSAPKQVFAGTGIGVASAIFGIGGGSLTVPYLNHYGVIMQKAVGTSAACGLPIAIAGALGFMFFGMKEQVNIPNTIGFVHIYAFIGISSMSFFTAKFGAKAAHALSPIVLKKCFAILLFVVGCFFLFKGLR; encoded by the coding sequence GTGGAATTAATCATTTTTTTAGCAATAGGCGCATTAGCCGGATTTGCTGCTGGGCTCTTTGGTGTTGGCGGTGGGCTGATCATCGTGCCGCTGCTGTATGCAGTCTTTACGCAAATGGGCTTTGATCCTGAAGTTATCATGCATCTAGCTTTAGGAACTTCATTAGCGACCATTATCGTGACATCTATCAGTTCATTGATGGCTCATCATAAAAATGGCGCGGTCATTTGGCCTGTATTCAAAAATCTGGCGCCTGGGCTGGTCATCGGATCTTTTCTCGGCGCCGGCATTGCCGGATTGCTTTCGGGGACACATTTGCAGCTGATCATTGGCGTTTTTGTGATCTGGGTTGCATATCAGATGTTTGCTGGCGCAAAAAAGGCAGTAGATCAGAGTAAAGCGCTTCCATCAGCGCCTAAGCAAGTATTTGCAGGCACTGGGATTGGCGTTGCATCCGCAATTTTTGGAATTGGGGGAGGAAGCTTAACTGTGCCTTATCTCAATCATTATGGCGTCATCATGCAAAAAGCTGTTGGAACATCCGCTGCATGCGGTTTGCCTATAGCCATTGCCGGCGCTTTGGGCTTTATGTTTTTCGGTATGAAAGAGCAGGTCAATATTCCAAATACTATTGGCTTTGTGCATATTTATGCTTTTATTGGCATAAGCTCAATGAGTTTTTTTACAGCCAAGTTCGGTGCAAAAGCAGCGCATGCTTTATCGCCAATCGTACTGAAAAAATGCTTTGCCATCTTGTTATTTGTCGTAGGATGCTTTTTCCTTTTTAAGGGATTGCGCTGA
- a CDS encoding LysR family transcriptional regulator, translated as MRKNLDGGLLHAMHAFLKVIDSGSFTAAAEQMELTTAQVSRLISELEGRLGTKLLQRSTRQHALTDIGAAYAEQCRQVLAMVEEAEAQAMGMAAKPQGRLRVLSMASFGHHYVSPMMAEFCQTYPELTVEYRTSQNVPDLLGKGIDVSLYLTESLADSRFVARRIGTIFSLLCASPAYLEKYGEPKSLDDLQKHACLRLVNPSITPQWHLVSENSCSYQIDITGPLIADSPELLLDMVQQDMGIALLPTFAVIEAIRTGRLRRVLADWRSPDIGVYTLLPSRHFIDAKTRAWLTWVEQHISPKIQSDTEYFL; from the coding sequence ATGCGCAAAAATCTTGATGGCGGATTACTCCATGCAATGCATGCTTTCCTAAAAGTCATTGATAGCGGAAGCTTTACGGCCGCCGCAGAGCAGATGGAACTGACAACAGCGCAAGTGTCTCGGCTCATTAGCGAGTTAGAGGGGCGCTTAGGAACAAAATTACTACAGCGGTCTACGAGACAGCACGCGTTGACCGATATTGGTGCAGCTTATGCAGAGCAGTGCCGTCAAGTGCTGGCAATGGTGGAAGAAGCCGAAGCTCAAGCAATGGGGATGGCAGCCAAACCGCAGGGCAGGTTGCGTGTTTTGAGTATGGCGAGTTTTGGGCATCATTATGTGTCCCCGATGATGGCCGAGTTCTGTCAAACCTATCCAGAGCTTACGGTTGAATACCGCACTTCCCAGAATGTACCCGACCTTTTAGGCAAAGGAATTGACGTCAGTTTGTATCTCACGGAATCTTTAGCTGACTCAAGATTTGTTGCCCGCCGAATTGGGACAATATTTTCATTGCTTTGCGCATCACCAGCTTATTTAGAAAAATATGGCGAACCAAAATCATTAGATGATCTGCAAAAACACGCATGTTTAAGATTGGTGAACCCATCTATTACACCGCAATGGCATCTTGTCAGTGAAAATAGCTGTTCGTATCAAATCGATATTACAGGGCCATTGATTGCAGATTCACCAGAACTATTACTGGACATGGTGCAGCAAGATATGGGCATCGCACTGCTTCCAACCTTTGCTGTGATTGAGGCTATACGTACTGGACGGTTACGCCGTGTCTTAGCAGACTGGAGATCACCAGATATTGGGGTTTATACTTTACTACCATCGCGTCATTTTATTGATGCTAAAACAAGAGCATGGCTAACATGGGTTGAGCAGCATATTTCACCTAAAATTCAGAGTGATACAGAGTATTTTTTATAA
- a CDS encoding DUF1826 domain-containing protein, with amino-acid sequence MTNTLTDNNQIKVISSFSELINTNFQGEINALCWSRSLAGDFKEIVNKLELKENITEVSVDDLLALQLSEHGNFAREIILKDIQLLTDFGASPSLNLLKSYERDDELDFISTDVYSYHIDRSPIETDTFLCTYHGAASDILPNDQVEQKILIPEIREKLKKLHDGTEAEFETFLEEYFFDLHYQAKPNAKPVNLGLGHLWRLAVDHPTQQVLPCVHRAPAENEGEYRLLLIC; translated from the coding sequence ATGACAAATACGCTTACGGACAACAATCAAATTAAAGTGATTTCTAGTTTCTCTGAACTTATAAATACGAATTTCCAAGGAGAAATTAATGCTCTTTGCTGGTCTAGAAGTTTGGCTGGCGATTTTAAAGAAATTGTGAATAAACTTGAGTTAAAAGAAAATATTACAGAAGTTTCAGTTGACGATCTTTTAGCATTACAACTTTCAGAACATGGTAATTTTGCACGGGAAATTATCCTAAAAGATATTCAGCTATTAACTGATTTCGGCGCATCCCCTTCGCTTAATTTACTGAAAAGCTACGAACGGGATGATGAGCTAGATTTTATTTCAACAGATGTATATTCCTATCATATTGATCGCTCACCCATCGAAACAGATACGTTTTTATGCACCTATCACGGCGCGGCAAGCGATATCCTGCCCAATGATCAAGTAGAACAAAAGATTTTGATTCCAGAAATCCGAGAAAAACTTAAAAAATTACATGACGGCACAGAAGCAGAATTTGAAACTTTTCTAGAAGAGTATTTTTTTGATTTACATTATCAAGCTAAACCGAATGCAAAACCTGTGAATTTAGGCTTAGGGCATCTTTGGCGGCTGGCGGTAGATCATCCAACGCAACAGGTTTTACCCTGTGTGCATAGAGCGCCTGCCGAAAATGAAGGTGAGTACAGGTTGTTATTGATTTGTTAA
- a CDS encoding 3'-5' exoribonuclease, producing MYLFLDCEFNGWHDQGTGDLISLGLVSIDGKYEFYEVVNCKNPSPFVVQHVLPKLGQSAIPMWELVKKLCNFLWEVNSQEEDHITIVADYPSDIELFNRILLLGQGQCINVPVLGFLLDLSLTTKNSMIPHNALADARALSIDYALKHAHKVLSYAKRID from the coding sequence ATGTATTTATTTTTAGATTGTGAATTTAATGGTTGGCATGATCAAGGTACAGGTGATTTGATTTCATTAGGATTGGTGTCTATTGATGGTAAATATGAGTTTTATGAGGTGGTAAACTGTAAGAATCCTAGTCCTTTTGTCGTACAACATGTACTTCCAAAGTTAGGGCAATCCGCTATTCCTATGTGGGAGTTAGTGAAGAAGCTGTGCAATTTCTTATGGGAAGTTAACTCTCAAGAAGAGGATCACATTACTATCGTAGCTGACTATCCTTCAGATATAGAGTTATTTAACCGTATTTTACTCTTAGGACAAGGGCAATGTATCAATGTACCTGTATTGGGCTTCTTACTTGATTTGTCACTTACGACAAAGAATTCTATGATTCCTCACAATGCGTTAGCTGATGCTAGAGCTTTGAGCATAGATTATGCATTGAAGCATGCCCATAAGGTTCTCTCCTATGCAAAAAGAATAGACTAA